In the Sphingomonas sp. LM7 genome, one interval contains:
- a CDS encoding glycosyl hydrolase 53 family protein, translating to MKATRRQAIAGGAALALAPLPARAAKGARPWPYLIGADISWVPEDEFAGATYYLDGVKKDPLAIFREAGFNALKLRLFVDPAKGYSKGKPGGPWCSLEQITDFSLRIKRAGFHLSTTLHYSDTWADPQHQNKPAAWADLPFAKLVDTVHRYTADTWAALKKAGAAPDLAILGNETTFGMLWPEGRVPLTIPTGNPQTDDVHMKVTGAGGYDRFAALLKAGVSATRATLPGVPLAIHNHLGRHWPIVRHWTDSLIERGVDFDALGFSCYQQQAEGDWERTFAEFARRYPDKGFFAIEYSSRKRYLNDLVHARANGWGSYIWEPTRHQEAIFLKGGVSAGEGPKPNLLSQGINSAEAPGAAPAPPAPRKPRDHGGRYDADPTFIRLYQKMAKDYGVTQ from the coding sequence GTGAAGGCAACGCGCCGCCAGGCAATCGCAGGCGGTGCGGCGCTTGCGCTCGCGCCGCTCCCCGCGCGAGCGGCGAAGGGCGCGCGGCCCTGGCCCTATCTGATCGGCGCAGACATCTCCTGGGTGCCCGAGGACGAGTTCGCCGGCGCGACCTATTATCTCGACGGGGTGAAGAAGGACCCGCTCGCGATCTTCCGCGAGGCCGGGTTCAACGCGCTCAAGCTGCGGCTGTTCGTCGATCCGGCCAAGGGCTATTCGAAGGGCAAGCCGGGCGGCCCGTGGTGCAGCCTCGAACAGATCACCGACTTTTCGCTGCGGATCAAACGCGCCGGGTTCCACCTTTCGACGACGCTGCACTATTCGGACACCTGGGCCGATCCGCAGCACCAGAACAAGCCCGCCGCCTGGGCCGACCTGCCCTTCGCAAAGCTGGTCGACACCGTCCACCGCTACACCGCCGATACCTGGGCCGCGCTCAAAAAGGCCGGCGCCGCACCCGACCTCGCGATCCTTGGCAACGAGACGACCTTCGGGATGCTGTGGCCCGAGGGCCGCGTGCCGCTGACCATCCCGACCGGCAACCCGCAGACCGACGACGTCCATATGAAGGTGACCGGCGCGGGCGGGTATGATCGGTTCGCGGCGCTGCTCAAGGCCGGCGTGTCGGCGACGCGCGCGACCCTGCCCGGCGTTCCGCTGGCGATCCACAACCATCTCGGCCGGCACTGGCCGATCGTCCGCCACTGGACCGACAGTCTGATCGAGCGCGGCGTGGATTTCGATGCTTTGGGCTTCTCCTGCTACCAGCAGCAGGCCGAGGGCGATTGGGAACGTACCTTCGCCGAATTCGCCAGGCGCTATCCCGACAAGGGCTTCTTCGCGATCGAATATTCGTCGCGGAAACGCTATCTCAACGATCTCGTCCACGCGCGCGCCAATGGCTGGGGCAGCTATATCTGGGAGCCGACCCGGCACCAGGAAGCGATCTTCCTGAAAGGTGGCGTCAGCGCCGGCGAGGGACCCAAGCCCAATCTACTCTCGCAGGGCATCAACAGCGCCGAAGCGCCGGGTGCCGCGCCCGCGCCGCCAGCGCCGCGCAAGCCCCGCGATCACGGCGGCCGCTACGACGCCGATCCGACTTTCATTCGCCTCTACCAAAAGATGGCGAAGGACTATGGAGTCACCCAGTGA
- a CDS encoding beta-galactosidase, with product MIRAALLAASALIAVPAAAQEARQTANFNAPVKSFGRVSYDARSLMIDGKRLVVWSSEMHAFRLPSPDLWRDILQKMKASGFNTVALYFDWGFHSPKKGVYDFSGIRDIDRLLTMAEEEGLWVMTRAGPYVNAELTRGGFPGWLVNQRGRARTDDPEYLAASDEWLTRINAIIVKHQINGDGKGNRGNVILHQIENELALTTPAQRRYMDHLFAKALADGINVPIFHNDQGRNGYWVPEDSKVEKTVPGPNHMYAFDGYPGGTCTVNGQPTRGSAAPDWGYYGPGGARGGASASPNTPGFLAEFGGGWFDYWGSNGGYECNAVQRGKRFQRVFYGTNLANGIQIQSFYMGFGGTSWGWLPAPVVFTSYDYGSALSETREVRPKAEELKQLGGLIAAVPDLAGMIPAGRPEISSDRIQVYHNKSPETDARFLLVTHKPSNGQTSDRFTVTADLPDGHYTLPLELDGFDAKWLVAGVNLGGQRLVYSTSELQTILKQDNRDVALIYGRTGEAGETVLRYASEPKVTVLEGGATSTFDTKGDLKLRYAHRGLTRVRISGGGRPDLLLLIGDEAEGAKFWRTGDVLVRGPALVRSAKTAKGVLALTGDTSEATPLEIWAPADARSATWNGLKVATTRTHSGSVTATAPLAAPVGFPLPVLTDWRVAGGSPEADPDFNDRDWARIDNRAYASITARADGQPNMLMDAYGFHEGDIWYRGRFSGSADAQRLKLHYGAGGSGMVQVFLDGKLIGQDEIPAGLPRPITTGAPSFTLPDTARAPGEHVLSVMVRNNGHNWDLDADDFHKEARGLVSASIEPVAGPSFAIPIAWKINGRSEDLFDPVRGVPNNGGLDGERRGWTLPGFNDRGWKMASLPAAQASEGTSWYRTGFDLAVPKGQDATIGLAFGDTTTPRSKVAYRVLIFVNGWNMGQFIAHVGPQRVFPIPEGVLNHRGRNSIALAVTSDGAPGNALEAVKLVTLRNVKGGIPVRMVAAPATPAELK from the coding sequence ATGATCCGCGCAGCCCTCCTCGCCGCTTCGGCGCTGATCGCCGTTCCCGCCGCTGCGCAGGAAGCCCGCCAGACCGCCAACTTCAACGCACCGGTCAAGAGCTTCGGCCGGGTCTCCTACGACGCGCGCTCGCTGATGATCGACGGCAAGCGCCTCGTCGTCTGGTCGAGCGAGATGCACGCCTTCCGCCTGCCCTCGCCCGATCTGTGGCGTGACATACTCCAGAAAATGAAGGCGAGCGGGTTCAACACCGTCGCGCTGTATTTCGACTGGGGCTTCCACAGTCCGAAAAAGGGCGTCTACGATTTCAGCGGCATTCGCGACATCGACCGCCTGCTGACGATGGCCGAGGAAGAAGGCCTGTGGGTGATGACCCGCGCCGGCCCATACGTAAACGCCGAGCTGACCCGTGGCGGCTTCCCCGGCTGGCTGGTCAACCAGCGCGGCCGCGCCCGCACCGACGATCCCGAATATCTTGCCGCCTCGGACGAATGGCTGACCAGGATCAACGCGATCATCGTCAAGCATCAGATCAACGGCGACGGCAAGGGCAATCGCGGCAACGTGATCCTGCACCAGATCGAGAACGAGCTGGCGCTGACCACCCCGGCACAGCGCCGCTACATGGATCATTTGTTCGCCAAGGCGCTGGCGGACGGTATCAACGTGCCGATTTTCCACAACGACCAGGGGCGCAACGGCTATTGGGTGCCGGAGGATAGCAAGGTCGAGAAGACCGTCCCCGGTCCCAACCATATGTACGCGTTCGACGGCTATCCCGGCGGCACCTGCACGGTGAACGGCCAGCCCACCCGCGGGTCAGCAGCGCCCGACTGGGGTTATTACGGCCCCGGCGGCGCCAGGGGCGGTGCCTCGGCATCGCCCAACACGCCGGGCTTCCTTGCCGAGTTCGGCGGCGGCTGGTTCGACTATTGGGGATCGAACGGCGGATACGAGTGCAATGCGGTCCAGCGCGGCAAGCGCTTCCAGCGGGTGTTCTACGGCACCAACCTCGCCAACGGTATCCAGATCCAGAGCTTCTATATGGGCTTTGGCGGCACGAGCTGGGGCTGGCTGCCGGCACCGGTGGTGTTCACCAGCTATGATTACGGCTCGGCGCTGTCCGAGACGCGCGAGGTGCGCCCCAAGGCCGAGGAGTTGAAGCAGCTCGGCGGACTGATCGCCGCGGTGCCCGATCTTGCCGGCATGATCCCGGCGGGCAGACCCGAAATCTCGTCGGACCGCATCCAAGTCTATCACAACAAGTCGCCCGAGACCGACGCGCGCTTCCTGCTCGTCACGCACAAGCCCTCGAACGGCCAGACCAGCGACCGCTTCACCGTCACTGCCGACCTGCCCGACGGCCACTATACGCTGCCGCTCGAGCTCGACGGCTTCGACGCCAAGTGGCTGGTCGCCGGTGTGAACCTGGGTGGCCAGCGCCTCGTCTATTCGACGTCCGAGCTGCAAACGATCCTGAAGCAGGATAATCGCGACGTCGCACTGATCTACGGCCGCACCGGCGAGGCCGGCGAGACCGTGCTGCGCTACGCCAGCGAGCCCAAGGTCACCGTGCTCGAAGGCGGCGCGACTTCGACCTTCGACACCAAGGGCGACCTCAAGCTGCGCTACGCGCATCGCGGGCTTACCCGCGTGCGGATCAGCGGTGGCGGCCGCCCCGATTTGCTGCTGCTGATCGGCGACGAGGCTGAAGGGGCAAAGTTCTGGCGCACCGGTGACGTGCTCGTCCGCGGCCCTGCGCTGGTACGCAGCGCCAAGACCGCCAAGGGCGTGCTCGCCCTCACCGGCGACACAAGCGAAGCCACTCCGCTCGAGATCTGGGCACCGGCAGACGCTCGCAGCGCGACGTGGAACGGCCTCAAGGTTGCGACGACGCGCACCCATTCGGGCAGCGTCACCGCCACCGCACCCTTGGCGGCACCGGTCGGCTTCCCCCTCCCCGTGCTCACCGACTGGCGCGTCGCGGGCGGCTCGCCCGAGGCCGATCCCGATTTCAACGACCGCGACTGGGCCAGGATCGACAACCGCGCCTATGCCAGCATCACTGCGCGCGCCGATGGCCAGCCTAACATGCTGATGGACGCCTATGGCTTCCACGAAGGCGATATCTGGTATCGTGGGCGCTTTTCCGGCTCGGCCGATGCGCAGCGGCTCAAGCTGCACTACGGCGCCGGCGGCTCGGGGATGGTCCAGGTGTTCCTCGACGGCAAGCTGATTGGGCAGGACGAGATTCCCGCCGGGCTGCCGCGCCCTATTACTACGGGCGCGCCAAGCTTCACGCTGCCCGACACGGCGCGCGCGCCCGGCGAGCATGTGCTGTCGGTGATGGTGCGCAACAACGGGCATAATTGGGACTTGGACGCCGACGACTTCCACAAGGAAGCGCGCGGGCTGGTCTCGGCATCGATCGAGCCCGTCGCGGGCCCGAGCTTCGCGATCCCGATCGCGTGGAAGATCAACGGCCGTAGCGAGGATCTGTTCGATCCGGTGCGCGGCGTGCCCAACAATGGCGGGCTCGATGGCGAGCGGCGCGGCTGGACTCTGCCGGGGTTCAACGATCGCGGCTGGAAGATGGCTTCGCTTCCCGCCGCGCAGGCGAGCGAAGGCACGAGCTGGTATCGCACCGGCTTCGACCTCGCCGTGCCCAAGGGCCAGGATGCGACGATCGGGCTCGCCTTCGGCGACACGACCACGCCGCGCTCGAAGGTGGCCTATCGCGTGCTGATCTTCGTCAATGGCTGGAACATGGGGCAGTTCATCGCGCATGTCGGCCCGCAGCGCGTGTTCCCGATCCCCGAGGGCGTGCTCAACCATCGCGGCCGCAACAGCATCGCACTCGCGGTGACCAGCGACGGCGCGCCGGGCAATGCGCTCGAGGCGGTCAAGCTGGTGACGCTGCGCAATGTGAAGGGCGGCATTCCCGTGCGGATGGTCGCCGCCCCCGCAACGCCGGCAGAGCTCAAGTGA
- a CDS encoding L-rhamnose mutarotase, whose protein sequence is MTSTHAFRMQLKPGVVDEYKARHDAIWPELAELLHDSGVRDYSIFLDEETLSLFAVLKLTEDNTREALPGHPVMQKWWDHMAPLMEVEPGNKPKEWALKPVFHLA, encoded by the coding sequence ATGACCAGCACCCACGCATTCAGGATGCAGCTGAAGCCCGGCGTCGTCGACGAATACAAGGCGCGCCACGACGCGATCTGGCCCGAGCTAGCCGAGCTGCTCCATGACAGTGGCGTCCGTGACTATTCGATCTTCCTCGACGAGGAGACGCTGTCGCTGTTCGCGGTGCTCAAGCTTACCGAAGACAACACGCGTGAGGCGCTTCCGGGACATCCGGTAATGCAGAAATGGTGGGATCACATGGCGCCGCTGATGGAAGTCGAACCCGGCAACAAGCCGAAGGAATGGGCCCTCAAGCCGGTGTTCCACCTCGCATGA
- a CDS encoding glycoside hydrolase family 28 protein has protein sequence MRTGATFDVRDFGAKGDGVALDSPAINAAILAAEAAGGGMVILPPGDYLSFSLRLKSRVTLVIDKGATLIAAEKGLLGAYDPPEPRGPQLYQDFGHSHWHNSLIWAEHAEDIAIIGKGRILGLGLTRNGPGTPWSKQAGERPLSMAAMPAADIGKLERSREAMQGLGNKAIALAHCKRVRLDGFSIFKGGHFALLASEVDGLDITDLSIDTNRDGLDLDCVRNARVERCRVNTPNDDAIVLKTSLGLGKRSNCEDIAIRDCTVSGFDLGTMLDGTRQRTQELSPDRDRVTGRIKIGTESNGDFRRIRIANCRFERSRGLALETVDGGAIEGVLAENITMDDVTTAPLFLRLGARLRGPEGTRPGAMRNVEIRGLTATGIDPRFAAILAGLPEHPIECVQLRDIDLAFRGGLSEPVATPPELADAYPEPSMFGSTPAWGFWARHVIGLDVQKLRLRRERDDRRPPVLLDDAAARAADAQYWPESV, from the coding sequence CCGGCGACTATCTCAGTTTCTCGCTACGACTGAAGAGCCGCGTCACGCTGGTGATCGATAAAGGCGCGACGCTGATCGCCGCCGAGAAGGGCCTGCTCGGCGCCTATGATCCGCCCGAGCCGCGCGGTCCGCAGTTGTACCAGGATTTCGGCCACAGCCATTGGCACAACAGCCTGATCTGGGCCGAGCATGCCGAGGATATCGCGATCATCGGCAAGGGCCGGATCCTCGGGCTCGGTCTCACCCGCAACGGCCCGGGCACGCCATGGAGCAAGCAGGCGGGCGAGCGACCGCTGTCGATGGCGGCCATGCCCGCCGCCGATATCGGCAAGCTCGAACGCTCGCGCGAAGCGATGCAGGGCCTGGGCAACAAGGCGATCGCGCTGGCACATTGCAAGCGCGTCCGGCTCGACGGCTTCAGCATCTTCAAGGGCGGGCATTTCGCGCTGCTCGCCAGCGAAGTCGACGGGCTCGACATCACCGACCTGAGCATCGACACCAACCGCGACGGGCTCGACCTCGATTGCGTACGCAACGCGCGGGTCGAGCGCTGCCGCGTCAACACGCCCAACGACGACGCGATCGTGCTCAAGACGTCGCTCGGCCTCGGCAAACGCTCCAACTGCGAGGACATCGCGATCCGCGACTGCACCGTCAGCGGCTTCGATCTCGGCACCATGCTCGACGGCACCCGCCAGCGCACGCAGGAGCTCTCCCCCGACCGCGACCGCGTCACTGGACGTATCAAGATCGGCACCGAGAGTAACGGCGACTTCCGCCGCATCCGCATCGCCAATTGCCGCTTCGAGCGCAGCCGCGGGCTCGCGCTCGAGACCGTCGACGGCGGAGCGATCGAGGGCGTGCTCGCCGAGAACATCACGATGGACGATGTCACCACCGCGCCGCTCTTTCTCCGCCTCGGCGCGCGGCTGCGCGGGCCCGAGGGCACCCGGCCCGGGGCGATGCGCAATGTCGAGATACGCGGACTAACCGCCACCGGCATCGACCCGCGCTTCGCCGCGATCCTCGCCGGCCTGCCCGAGCACCCGATCGAGTGCGTCCAGCTGCGCGACATCGACCTCGCCTTCCGCGGCGGGCTGTCCGAGCCGGTCGCAACTCCACCCGAACTCGCCGATGCCTATCCCGAACCGAGCATGTTCGGATCAACGCCGGCCTGGGGCTTCTGGGCGCGGCACGTGATCGGGCTCGACGTGCAGAAGCTGCGGCTGCGACGCGAACGGGACGATCGTCGCCCACCGGTGCTGCTCGACGACGCTGCCGCGCGCGCCGCGGATGCGCAATATTGGCCCGAGTCCGTTTGA